A window of Drosophila subobscura isolate 14011-0131.10 chromosome E, UCBerk_Dsub_1.0, whole genome shotgun sequence contains these coding sequences:
- the LOC117891860 gene encoding otefin: protein MADLDDFDTMSDADLRAKMISQGLPNIPVTNSSRKVLVKRLRASLGGQTTPAVAASPKKSNKRETLVPAAPSAAAPAAASIPVDKPDGVKPGSAATKGRRTIASTMNDNKAAERRRPEELVAKKPAGAAPAQTQRRISSSSERREVVLERPVKKPERIVEEVAVPKRTNYHENTLEVNSMIVLESDEEEDEQLARAADLVELQYKAKEQPKPRSKLTTTTTNTYEYTGKSAAQMAPQVYSSKAVDPPRRQAYESSAATAFNMAPSSTASRTQTSSSSYDYLSNPTGRYSSFVRSPTQSYVTAAAAAPALAPVFASNSGHRRSPPRQPFANELSDENEADDGQYESTFARNLARQRSDRNSPYSRRTIASTDTMGYEFQARRSLRPEEVSVSVAFRRWLTSLNGAYNLKSKMFILLVVILLIGVYLVFH from the coding sequence ATGGCCGACTTGGACGATTTTGACACCATGTCCGATGCCGACTTGCGTGCAAAGATGATTTCCCAGGGACTGCCAAATATTCCAGTTACAAACAGCAGCCGTAAGGTTTTGGTCAAGCGTCTGCGCGCCTCCCTTGGCGGCCAGACGACACCGGCAGTCGCTGCAAGTCccaagaaaagcaacaagcGTGAGACTCTGGTGCCAGCTGCACCTTCGgccgcagctccagctgctgcctccattCCAGTGGACAAACCCGATGGTGTAAAGCCGGGATCTGCAGCTACCAAGGGACGCCGCACAATTGCGTCCACAATGAACGACAACAAAGCGGCCGAGCGGCGTCGTCCTGAGGAGCTGGTTGCTAAGAAACCGGCTGGTGCGGCTCCCGCACAGACACAGCGTCGTATCTCAAGTTCCTCAGAAAGGCGGGAGGTTGTACTGGAGCGCCCAGTCAAGAAGCCAGAGCGTATCGTCGAGGAGGTTGCTGTGCCCAAGCGCACCAACTACCATGAGAACACTTTGGAGGTCAATTCGATGATCGTCCTGGAGTCCGACGAAGAGGAGGACGAGCAGTTGGCTCGGGCGGCTGACCTTGTCGAGCTGCAGTACAAGGCCAAGGAGCAACCAAAACCCAGATCGAAGCTGACGACCACCACAACtaatacatacgagtatactGGCAAGTCAGCTGCCCAAATGGCTCCACAGGTTTACAGTAGCAAGGCCGTGGACCCCCCACGCAGACAGGCATACGAATCCTCAGCTGCTACAGCTTTCAACATGGCTCCTTCCAGCACAGCTTCTCGTACACAGACGAGCAGCTCCTCATACGACTACCTCAGCAACCCCACCGGGCGCTACAGCAGCTTCGTGCGCTCGCCTACCCAGAGCTATGtgactgcagcggcagcggctccgGCCCTGGCCCCAGTCTTTGCCTCCAACTCAGGCCACCGTCGTTCCCCACCACGCCAACCATTTGCCAACGAGCTAAGTGACGAAAACGAGGCGGACGATGGCCAGTACGAGAGCACCTTTGCCCGCAACTTGGCCCGTCAGCGGTCCGACCGCAACAGTCCCTACAGCAGGCGCACCATTGCCAGCACCGATACTATGGGCTATGAGTTCCAGGCCCGCCGCTCCCTGCGCCCGGAAGAGGTCAGTGTCTCGGTGGCCTTTCGTCGCTGGCTCACTAGCTTGAACGGAGCCTACAATCTTAAGTCTAAGATGTTTATATTGTTAGTAGTCATATTGTTGATTGGCGTCTACCTCGTGTTCCACTAG
- the LOC117891867 gene encoding gamma-secretase subunit pen-2: MDFSKAPNSRKLQLCRTYFFAGFALLPFVWAINVCWCFEEAFRKPPFPEQSQIKRFVIYSAVGTLLWLVAIIAWIITFQTNRTSWGATADYMSFMIPLGSA; this comes from the exons ATGGACTTCTCAAAGGCACCCAATTCACGGAAACTGCAACTTTGCCGTACATACTTCTTTG CTGGATTTGCTCTTCTACCCTTCGTGTGGGCCATTAATGTATGCTGGTGCTTTGAGGAGGCCTTCCGAAAGCCCCCATTTCCGGaacaaagccaaataaaacGAT TTGTCATATACTCCGCCGTGGGCACCCTTTTGTGGCTCGTGGCGATCATTGCATGGATCATCACATTCCAGACGAATCGCACCTCCTGGGGAGCGACCGCGGACTACATGAGCTTCATGATTCCGCTTGGCAGTGCATGA